From Streptomyces sp. NBC_00370, a single genomic window includes:
- a CDS encoding ADP-ribosylglycohydrolase family protein has product MTGLRLTWVQPEDLVGHELRQAREDGRDAADVERRWLAAGGHRAPELAGASPGPADPALRALAGRLLDELALIPAPSAAEEPTGLAEIRAAAAAPASPAARPVGAGLTQRLEAGWLGRAAGCLLGKPVEKLPLAGIREIARSTGNWPLDGWFTERGLDPEVAARWPWNRRSRPTSLAENIDGMPEDDDLNYPLLGLLLLESHGHGFRTRDVAELWLAELPAGRTFTAERVAYRNLLDGVEPPATGQLRNPFREWIGALIRADIFGWTHPGDPRAAAEQAWRDAVLTHTANGVYGEMFAAAAVAEASAGGGDVHACLRAGLAVVPERSRLARAVRFGVAAARAEPTGTIDGFASVVDQLHAEYGHHHWVHVLPNVALLAAALTHAEGDFTGSICRVVSGGWDTDSNGATAGSIAGLLAGTPDALPARWTAPLKNRLATTVGGLDGIGFDELARRTAALAIAAQEDTTP; this is encoded by the coding sequence ATGACCGGCCTCCGGCTGACCTGGGTGCAGCCCGAGGACCTGGTGGGCCACGAACTGCGCCAGGCACGCGAGGACGGCAGGGACGCGGCCGACGTCGAACGGCGCTGGCTCGCCGCCGGGGGCCACCGCGCGCCCGAGCTGGCCGGGGCGTCCCCGGGACCCGCCGACCCCGCGCTGCGCGCGCTCGCCGGGCGACTTCTCGACGAACTGGCCCTGATCCCGGCCCCTTCGGCCGCCGAAGAGCCCACCGGCCTGGCAGAAATCCGGGCAGCCGCAGCGGCACCGGCGTCCCCGGCCGCCCGGCCCGTCGGCGCCGGGCTCACCCAGCGGCTCGAAGCCGGCTGGCTGGGCCGCGCTGCGGGCTGTCTGCTCGGCAAGCCCGTCGAGAAGCTGCCGCTCGCCGGTATCCGGGAGATCGCGCGCTCCACCGGCAACTGGCCGCTGGACGGCTGGTTCACCGAACGCGGCCTCGACCCCGAGGTCGCGGCCCGCTGGCCGTGGAACCGCCGCAGCAGGCCCACCTCGCTGGCCGAGAACATCGACGGCATGCCCGAGGACGACGACCTCAACTACCCGCTGCTCGGCCTGCTGTTGCTGGAGTCGCACGGCCACGGCTTCCGTACGCGGGACGTGGCGGAGCTGTGGCTCGCCGAACTCCCTGCGGGCCGCACCTTCACCGCCGAGCGCGTCGCGTACCGCAATCTGCTCGACGGCGTCGAGCCGCCCGCCACCGGACAGCTGCGCAACCCCTTCCGCGAGTGGATCGGCGCCCTCATCCGCGCCGACATCTTCGGCTGGACCCACCCCGGCGACCCGCGCGCCGCCGCCGAACAGGCCTGGCGTGACGCCGTCCTGACACACACCGCCAACGGTGTGTACGGCGAGATGTTCGCCGCAGCGGCCGTCGCCGAGGCGTCGGCCGGTGGCGGCGATGTGCACGCCTGTCTGCGGGCCGGGCTCGCCGTCGTACCCGAACGCTCCCGGCTGGCCCGCGCCGTACGGTTCGGCGTCGCGGCGGCGCGGGCCGAACCGACCGGAACCATCGACGGGTTCGCCTCCGTCGTGGACCAGCTGCACGCCGAGTACGGCCACCACCACTGGGTCCATGTGCTGCCCAACGTGGCCCTGCTCGCCGCCGCCCTCACCCACGCCGAAGGCGACTTCACCGGCTCCATCTGCCGGGTCGTCTCCGGCGGCTGGGACACCGACTCCAACGGCGCCACGGCCGGCTCGATCGCCGGACTGCTCGCCGGGACCCCGGACGCGCTCCCGGCCCGCTGGACCGCCCCACTCAAGAACCGTCTGGCCACCACGGTCGGTGGTCTCGACGGGATCGGCTTCGACGAACTGGCCCGGCGCACCGCCGCGTTGGCCATCGCCGCCCAGGAGGACACCACACCATGA
- a CDS encoding carbohydrate ABC transporter permease, translating into MSVDTELRPPHEAGTPPPRTTGARRRVLGLDKDAWFLLLPALIPILVLSVGPLLYGLSLAFTDAQSGRTSSTSFTGLTNFANLRLDSLFWDSFRIGLIWAVCVTALQFLLSLGLALLLNQNLRLRWLARTLALVPWAMPEVVIGIMWRLVYNPDSGILNTTLRHLHLISTNVDWLSDLSLALPAVIVVGVWAGMPQTTVVLLAGLQNVPLELHEAAALDGAGVWRRFATVTWPTLKPVVLSITALNFIWNFNSFGLVYVLTNGGPGGATRLPMLFAYQEAFQYGQFGYAAAMGFVMIAVIAVLLAVFLRNRLKEDEQ; encoded by the coding sequence ATGAGCGTCGACACCGAGCTGCGGCCCCCGCACGAGGCGGGCACCCCGCCGCCCCGCACCACGGGCGCCAGGCGCCGGGTCCTCGGACTCGACAAGGACGCCTGGTTCCTGCTGCTGCCGGCCCTCATCCCGATCCTCGTGCTCAGCGTCGGCCCGCTGCTCTACGGCCTGTCGCTGGCCTTCACCGACGCCCAGTCCGGCAGGACCAGCTCCACCTCCTTCACCGGGCTCACCAACTTCGCCAACCTCCGGCTCGACTCGCTGTTCTGGGACTCCTTCCGGATCGGCCTCATCTGGGCCGTCTGCGTCACGGCGCTGCAGTTCCTGCTGTCGCTTGGCCTCGCCCTGCTGCTCAACCAGAACCTGCGGCTGCGCTGGCTGGCCCGCACCCTGGCGCTCGTGCCGTGGGCGATGCCCGAGGTCGTCATCGGCATCATGTGGCGGCTGGTCTACAACCCGGACTCCGGGATCCTCAACACCACGCTGCGACATCTGCATCTGATCTCCACCAACGTCGACTGGCTCTCCGACCTGTCGCTCGCCCTGCCCGCCGTCATCGTGGTCGGCGTCTGGGCCGGGATGCCGCAGACCACCGTCGTCCTGCTGGCCGGCCTGCAGAACGTGCCGCTCGAACTGCACGAGGCAGCGGCCCTCGACGGAGCCGGTGTCTGGCGCCGCTTCGCCACCGTCACTTGGCCGACGCTCAAGCCCGTGGTGCTGTCGATCACCGCGCTCAACTTCATCTGGAACTTCAACTCGTTCGGCCTGGTCTACGTGCTGACCAACGGCGGACCCGGCGGCGCCACCCGGCTGCCGATGCTCTTCGCCTACCAGGAGGCGTTCCAGTACGGCCAGTTCGGCTACGCCGCCGCCATGGGATTCGTGATGATCGCGGTGATCGCCGTGCTGCTCGCCGTATTCCTGCGCAACCGCCTGAAGGAGGACGAGCAGTGA
- a CDS encoding LacI family DNA-binding transcriptional regulator, protein MMTSSGPPTVETIAKVAGVSIASVSRVINGHGARPDTVRRVERAVAELGYVPNAVARSLKGGRTRQLTFAMPDIGNPTYVSMVRQIQAVTKPLGYRLLLHSTDAVAEDELGVVRSLAERTSDGLILCPIRVTDAHLAAMEAAAGPVVVIGSLPEGAPVDSVRADSVSGVVLAVRHLLETGRRRIAFINGPADTVPGHNRRAGYHKALAEAGIVPDPALTETTDFGIEAGAAAAHRLLAADPAIDSIFCANDQLALGAAHAAQDRGLDIPGDLAVVGMDDSELARAGWPLLTSVDLGSAERGRIAADMLVSRLAGGDAPPGSPVRSETVAPRLVVRASSAVPA, encoded by the coding sequence ATGATGACGTCGAGCGGACCACCGACGGTGGAGACGATCGCGAAAGTGGCAGGCGTCTCGATCGCCTCGGTGTCCAGGGTCATCAACGGACACGGCGCACGCCCGGACACCGTCCGGCGGGTCGAGCGGGCCGTCGCCGAGCTGGGCTACGTGCCCAACGCCGTGGCCCGCTCCCTCAAGGGCGGCAGGACCCGCCAGCTCACCTTCGCCATGCCCGACATAGGCAACCCCACCTACGTGTCGATGGTCCGTCAGATACAGGCCGTCACGAAACCGCTCGGCTACCGGCTGCTGCTGCACTCGACGGACGCCGTCGCCGAGGACGAACTGGGCGTGGTGCGCAGCCTCGCCGAGCGGACCAGCGACGGACTGATCCTCTGCCCGATCCGGGTCACCGACGCGCATCTCGCCGCCATGGAGGCGGCGGCGGGTCCGGTCGTCGTCATCGGCTCGCTGCCCGAGGGCGCGCCGGTCGACAGCGTGCGGGCCGACTCGGTCTCCGGAGTCGTGCTCGCCGTCCGGCATCTGCTGGAGACCGGGCGCCGCAGGATCGCCTTCATCAACGGGCCCGCCGACACCGTGCCGGGCCACAACCGCCGGGCCGGCTACCACAAGGCGCTGGCCGAGGCCGGGATCGTCCCCGACCCCGCGCTGACGGAGACCACCGACTTCGGCATCGAGGCCGGCGCCGCCGCGGCCCACCGGCTGCTGGCCGCCGACCCCGCGATCGACAGCATCTTCTGCGCCAACGACCAGCTCGCGCTCGGCGCCGCCCACGCGGCGCAGGACCGCGGCCTCGACATACCCGGCGATCTGGCGGTGGTCGGCATGGACGACAGTGAACTGGCCAGGGCCGGCTGGCCGTTGCTGACCAGCGTCGACCTCGGCTCGGCCGAGCGCGGCAGGATCGCCGCCGACATGCTGGTGTCCCGGCTCGCCGGCGGTGACGCGCCCCCCGGCAGTCCGGTACGCAGCGAGACGGTCGCCCCCCGGCTCGTCGTACGGGCGTCATCGGCGGTGCCCGCATGA
- a CDS encoding ADP-ribosylglycohydrolase family protein → MTCSTSRIFSYPTRKDGPPRDSAHRTEAPGIRAGGGRGGAGTGGAEAPRRVEGLLLGLAAGDAAGWPAARHRAARMPEWTRRLTRELDTFAEQNATTTLPVPIALNQPPEPLRLGPSDDAEWAAFTAESIISSHGNMLSDLTNDRRVRAAVDLAWISLAAEISAAAAMAPEVESAVIPLRARISVRAGLGNLATGLRPPATGHDNPHFFDDAACGRACVLAVVHPGDPAAAADLAEYDARYTQDGDGVLGARAMAAAVSLALAGAPVTDCVGAALAELPPESEIGRNARQAVALVQAASEGAPGGPGHAFALVPVLEHQIIDHVYSYGIAAAETVPVALALVLAAGGSLGEAVPAAACLSRVADSAPALAGALAGAVQGAEALPPAWRDACRTLAGCALPRQAGTDLVDLAGRLARIEPTVPEGSRLS, encoded by the coding sequence ATCACGTGCTCGACATCGCGGATCTTCTCGTACCCGACCAGGAAGGACGGGCCGCCTCGTGACAGCGCGCACCGAACTGAAGCACCAGGGATCCGCGCCGGGGGAGGCCGAGGGGGCGCCGGTACCGGCGGCGCCGAGGCGCCGCGCCGGGTCGAGGGGCTGCTGCTCGGCCTCGCCGCCGGCGACGCCGCGGGCTGGCCCGCCGCCCGCCACCGCGCGGCCCGGATGCCCGAGTGGACCCGCCGGCTCACCCGTGAACTCGACACGTTCGCCGAGCAGAACGCCACCACCACCCTGCCCGTGCCGATCGCGCTCAACCAGCCGCCGGAGCCGCTGCGGCTCGGCCCGTCCGACGACGCCGAGTGGGCGGCGTTCACCGCCGAGTCGATCATCTCCTCGCACGGCAACATGCTCAGCGACCTGACCAACGACCGCAGGGTCCGCGCGGCCGTCGACCTCGCCTGGATCTCCCTGGCCGCCGAGATCTCGGCGGCTGCGGCGATGGCGCCCGAGGTGGAGTCCGCCGTGATACCGCTCCGGGCCCGGATCTCCGTACGGGCCGGACTCGGCAACCTCGCCACCGGACTGCGCCCGCCCGCGACCGGACACGACAACCCGCACTTCTTCGACGACGCCGCCTGCGGGCGCGCCTGCGTCCTCGCCGTCGTGCACCCCGGCGACCCGGCAGCCGCCGCCGACCTCGCCGAGTACGACGCGCGCTACACCCAGGACGGCGACGGCGTGCTCGGCGCGCGGGCGATGGCGGCGGCCGTCTCGCTGGCCCTGGCCGGCGCGCCGGTCACCGACTGCGTCGGCGCCGCCCTGGCCGAGCTGCCGCCCGAGTCCGAGATCGGCCGCAACGCGCGACAGGCCGTCGCGCTCGTCCAGGCCGCGTCCGAGGGTGCACCGGGCGGACCGGGGCACGCGTTCGCCCTGGTCCCCGTACTGGAACACCAGATCATCGACCACGTCTACAGCTACGGGATCGCGGCGGCCGAGACCGTCCCCGTCGCGCTCGCGCTGGTGCTGGCGGCCGGCGGCTCCCTCGGCGAAGCCGTACCCGCCGCCGCCTGTCTGTCCCGGGTCGCCGACTCGGCGCCCGCCCTCGCGGGGGCGCTCGCCGGCGCCGTCCAAGGGGCCGAAGCCCTGCCGCCCGCCTGGCGCGACGCATGCCGCACCCTCGCCGGCTGCGCCCTCCCGCGCCAGGCCGGCACCGACCTGGTCGACCTGGCCGGCCGGCTCGCCCGTATCGAACCCACCGTCCCGGAAGGATCCCGTCTCTCATGA
- a CDS encoding carbohydrate ABC transporter permease encodes MSTTLPIRKKRRAKRAAGRTGQYVALVCYLVFLAFPLLWLLSTAFKSPQELGSVNPTWLPEHPTLGNFRSALDEQPLLRSALNSLIVAGVAAVISVTIAVPAAYVMVRFRSVVSRLGTGWVLLSQMFPLVLIIIPLFLLLKNVHLIDSLVGLIVVYVVWNLPFSLWMLQGYVKAVPRSLEEAASIDGAGRLRTLRSVVLPLLAPGLVATLMFSFVTAWNEFFFALVLLKSPEKQTMSVILTHFIGAEGAADLGPLAAASVLATIPSLVFFAFLQRRLTGSAMTGAVKG; translated from the coding sequence GTGAGCACCACCCTGCCCATCAGGAAGAAGCGCCGGGCCAAGCGCGCCGCGGGCCGTACGGGACAGTACGTCGCCCTCGTCTGCTACCTGGTCTTCCTCGCCTTCCCGCTGCTGTGGCTGCTGTCCACGGCGTTCAAGTCCCCGCAGGAACTCGGCTCCGTCAACCCGACCTGGCTGCCCGAACATCCGACGCTCGGCAACTTCCGCTCGGCGCTGGACGAGCAGCCGCTGCTGCGCTCCGCGCTCAACAGCCTGATCGTCGCCGGTGTCGCCGCCGTGATCTCGGTGACCATCGCCGTGCCCGCCGCCTACGTGATGGTCAGGTTCCGGTCCGTGGTCAGCAGGCTCGGCACCGGCTGGGTGCTGCTCAGCCAGATGTTCCCGCTGGTCCTGATCATCATCCCGCTGTTCCTGCTGCTGAAGAACGTGCATCTGATCGACTCGCTGGTCGGTCTGATCGTCGTGTACGTCGTGTGGAACCTGCCCTTCTCGCTCTGGATGCTCCAGGGCTATGTGAAGGCCGTACCGCGCTCCCTCGAAGAGGCCGCCTCGATCGACGGCGCCGGCAGGCTGCGCACGCTGCGCAGCGTCGTACTGCCGCTGCTGGCGCCCGGTCTCGTGGCGACCCTGATGTTCTCCTTCGTCACGGCCTGGAACGAGTTCTTCTTCGCCCTGGTCCTGCTCAAGTCACCGGAGAAGCAGACGATGTCCGTGATCCTGACCCATTTCATCGGCGCCGAGGGCGCGGCCGACCTCGGCCCGCTCGCCGCTGCCTCCGTCCTCGCCACCATCCCCAGCCTGGTCTTCTTCGCCTTCCTGCAGAGGCGGCTGACCGGCAGCGCGATGACCGGGGCGGTGAAGGGCTGA
- the rbsK gene encoding ribokinase, whose protein sequence is MTAATAARIVVLGSTNMDLVAYTSTAPARGETVTGRSFVTVPGGKGANQAIAAARAGGSVSMIGAVGEDDFGSRLRATLAESGVATGALRTVPGPSGTAHIVVDDAGENAIVVVPGANGTVTALAEGDEDVIAAAGALLLQLELPMEAVLAGAGAARRHGVRTILTPAPAQPLPPELLAVTDLLVPNEHEAATLTGKDDAWAAAPVLLESVPEAVITLGAEGSLYAARGQEPLLVPARKTRAVDTTAAGDTFVGALSVALGEGVPMPRALAWASAASALSVAEQGASSSMPERSRIEALAATAP, encoded by the coding sequence ATGACCGCAGCTACCGCAGCGAGGATCGTCGTCCTCGGCAGTACGAACATGGATCTGGTCGCCTACACCAGCACGGCCCCGGCGCGCGGCGAGACCGTCACCGGCCGGTCCTTCGTCACCGTCCCCGGCGGCAAGGGCGCCAACCAGGCCATCGCGGCGGCCCGCGCCGGCGGCTCCGTGTCCATGATCGGCGCCGTCGGTGAGGACGACTTCGGCAGCCGGCTGCGCGCCACCCTGGCGGAGTCCGGTGTGGCGACCGGCGCGCTGCGCACCGTGCCGGGCCCGAGCGGCACCGCGCACATCGTCGTGGACGACGCCGGGGAGAACGCGATCGTCGTGGTCCCCGGCGCCAACGGCACCGTCACCGCGCTCGCCGAAGGCGATGAGGACGTCATCGCCGCGGCGGGCGCGCTGCTGCTCCAGCTCGAACTGCCCATGGAGGCTGTGCTGGCCGGTGCCGGCGCCGCCCGCCGGCACGGCGTACGGACGATCCTGACGCCCGCCCCCGCGCAGCCGCTGCCCCCCGAACTCCTCGCCGTCACGGATCTGTTGGTCCCCAACGAACACGAGGCAGCCACCCTCACGGGCAAGGACGACGCCTGGGCGGCGGCGCCCGTCCTGCTCGAATCCGTACCCGAGGCCGTGATCACGCTCGGCGCGGAGGGAAGCCTGTACGCGGCCCGTGGCCAGGAGCCGCTGCTCGTCCCCGCGCGCAAGACCCGCGCCGTCGACACCACGGCCGCCGGTGACACCTTCGTCGGCGCGCTGTCCGTCGCTCTCGGCGAAGGCGTCCCCATGCCGCGCGCGCTGGCCTGGGCCTCGGCCGCCTCCGCCCTGTCGGTGGCCGAGCAGGGCGCCTCGTCCTCCATGCCGGAGCGCTCACGCATCGAGGCGCTGGCCGCCACCGCACCCTGA
- a CDS encoding thymidine kinase — translation MPELVFFSGTMDCGKSTLALQIEHNRSARGLQGMIFTRDDRAGEGKLSSRLGLVTDAVEAADGFDFYGYLVDRLSQGGRCDYVIADEAQFLGPEQVDQLARVVDDLDLDVFAFGITTDFRSKLFPGSQRLVELADRVEVLQVEALCWCGARATHNARTVGGAMVVEGAQVVVGDVHQAGDEIGYEVLCRRHHRRRMTAASAKAGALSPDVLPVNGG, via the coding sequence ATGCCAGAGCTGGTGTTCTTCTCCGGAACGATGGACTGCGGGAAAAGCACCCTCGCCCTTCAGATCGAGCACAACCGGTCGGCGCGCGGACTGCAGGGCATGATCTTCACCCGGGACGACCGGGCGGGCGAGGGCAAGCTGTCCTCCCGGCTCGGCCTGGTCACCGACGCGGTCGAGGCCGCCGACGGCTTCGACTTCTACGGGTATCTGGTGGACCGCCTCTCGCAGGGCGGCAGGTGCGACTACGTGATCGCCGACGAGGCGCAGTTCCTCGGCCCCGAGCAGGTCGACCAGCTCGCCCGGGTCGTGGACGACCTCGATCTGGACGTCTTCGCCTTCGGGATCACCACCGACTTCCGCTCCAAGCTGTTCCCCGGCTCGCAGCGGCTGGTGGAACTGGCCGACCGGGTCGAGGTGTTGCAGGTCGAGGCGCTGTGCTGGTGCGGCGCGCGGGCCACCCACAACGCCCGTACGGTCGGCGGCGCGATGGTGGTCGAGGGCGCGCAGGTCGTCGTCGGCGACGTCCACCAGGCGGGCGACGAGATCGGCTACGAGGTGCTGTGCAGGCGCCATCACCGGCGCCGGATGACGGCGGCCAGCGCCAAGGCGGGCGCGCTCTCGCCCGATGTCCTTCCGGTCAACGGCGGATAA
- a CDS encoding ABC transporter substrate-binding protein: protein MRRRTFLGAAAGTAAAATLLSACSDDGSDSAGGVTTLDYLSLAWQTESVAANKALVAQWNRAHPTVRVRYIQGSWDNVHDQLLTSFEGGAAPDIIHDEGNDLTDFASGGDLADLTRYLPADLKKRIPQSSWDMAGFNGGVYGVPFLQEPRVLIGNRPLLAKAGIRLPTAERPWTWSEFEDICKELTGPGGRADSRYGVAWAMKEPVNVTVNLAMTTGGRILYRGDDRSEIRFGPADSAVAELINRQVNIDHSAPASGLGMGGGDTLPGFFAGHYALLPLGFSYRQQVQQQAPKGFDWVTLPLPVGEKAPDGGRAQGVSPQTLSVSQDCSHKQAAVDFIAFMTQNSHLVQLARGDWLLPTGSAALRDPLIATAKTGWSVGVDMGAHLTASPVLGVRGFPEWKDKIAAPALQQYYSGSIGLGTLRDKLVRDGNRIFDRYRS from the coding sequence ATGCGCCGCCGTACGTTCCTGGGCGCCGCCGCCGGCACAGCGGCGGCCGCCACCCTGCTCTCCGCCTGCTCCGACGACGGTTCGGACAGCGCCGGGGGAGTCACCACCCTCGACTATCTGTCGCTGGCCTGGCAGACCGAGTCCGTCGCCGCCAACAAGGCGCTCGTGGCGCAGTGGAACAGGGCCCACCCCACGGTGCGGGTCCGCTACATCCAGGGCAGCTGGGACAACGTCCACGACCAGCTCCTGACCTCCTTCGAGGGCGGCGCCGCGCCGGACATCATCCACGACGAGGGCAACGACCTCACGGACTTCGCCTCGGGCGGCGATCTCGCCGACCTGACGCGCTACCTGCCGGCCGACCTCAAGAAGCGCATCCCTCAGTCCAGTTGGGACATGGCCGGCTTCAACGGCGGCGTCTACGGAGTGCCCTTCCTCCAGGAGCCGCGGGTCCTGATCGGCAACCGCCCGCTGCTGGCCAAGGCCGGCATCCGGCTGCCCACCGCCGAAAGGCCCTGGACCTGGAGCGAGTTCGAGGACATCTGCAAGGAGCTGACCGGACCCGGCGGCCGGGCCGACTCGCGGTACGGGGTCGCCTGGGCGATGAAGGAGCCGGTCAACGTGACCGTCAACCTGGCGATGACCACGGGAGGGCGAATCCTCTACCGGGGTGACGACCGCTCCGAGATCCGGTTCGGACCCGCCGACTCCGCCGTCGCCGAACTCATCAACCGGCAGGTCAACATCGATCACTCGGCCCCCGCCAGCGGGCTCGGCATGGGCGGCGGTGACACGCTGCCCGGCTTCTTCGCAGGCCACTACGCCCTGCTGCCGCTCGGCTTCTCGTACCGCCAGCAGGTCCAGCAGCAGGCGCCGAAGGGCTTCGACTGGGTGACACTGCCACTCCCGGTGGGCGAGAAAGCCCCCGACGGCGGACGCGCCCAGGGCGTCAGCCCCCAGACCCTGTCCGTCTCCCAGGACTGCTCGCACAAGCAGGCCGCCGTCGACTTCATCGCCTTCATGACCCAGAACAGCCACCTCGTCCAACTCGCCCGCGGCGACTGGCTGCTGCCCACCGGCAGCGCCGCGCTGCGCGACCCGCTGATAGCCACGGCCAAGACCGGCTGGAGCGTCGGCGTCGACATGGGCGCCCACCTCACCGCCTCACCCGTCCTCGGCGTGCGCGGCTTCCCCGAATGGAAGGACAAGATCGCCGCGCCCGCGCTCCAGCAGTACTACAGCGGCTCGATCGGTCTCGGCACGCTGCGCGACAAGCTCGTCAGAGACGGCAACCGCATCTTCGACCGCTACCGGAGCTAG
- a CDS encoding ADP-ribosylglycohydrolase family protein yields MNALPAPPSESGAPPVPPPPGAARPRPAAGTPRDRARGALTGLAVGDALGAPAENMKPSQIRQRWGRIEDFVSDDPAGTDDTEYAILSGLLLAEHGAALTTADVETAWHLWIADRDEGPFRGAGFSERGTLENLRRGLAAPISAQHRHAWSDGLAMRAAPFGVFAAGRPGEAARLVAIDGTISHDGEGIYGGQAAAAGVAAAMTGAGCSEVITAALSVIPEDSWTARSLRRAVTTARRVRLDRSLSVLESERALRAAVVIGGYPWTDLAPEAVGLAFGAFALADGDFSRSVLTAVNMGRDADTTAAIAGALAGALGGYGAVPEHWSSVIKPVRGSCLPAMAGYHVLDIADLLVPDQEGRAAS; encoded by the coding sequence ATGAACGCACTACCCGCCCCACCGTCCGAGTCCGGCGCTCCGCCGGTGCCCCCGCCCCCCGGAGCCGCCCGGCCCCGGCCGGCGGCGGGCACCCCACGTGACCGCGCGCGGGGGGCACTGACCGGCCTCGCCGTCGGGGACGCGCTCGGAGCCCCGGCGGAGAACATGAAGCCGTCCCAGATCAGACAGCGCTGGGGCCGTATCGAGGACTTCGTCAGCGACGACCCGGCGGGCACGGACGACACCGAGTACGCGATCCTCTCCGGGCTGCTGCTCGCCGAGCACGGCGCGGCGCTGACCACCGCCGACGTCGAGACAGCCTGGCACCTGTGGATCGCCGACCGCGACGAAGGCCCCTTCAGGGGCGCAGGGTTCAGCGAGCGCGGCACCCTGGAGAACCTCAGGCGCGGACTCGCGGCGCCGATCAGCGCCCAGCACCGGCACGCCTGGAGCGACGGACTCGCCATGCGCGCCGCCCCGTTCGGGGTGTTCGCGGCTGGCCGCCCCGGCGAGGCCGCCCGGCTCGTCGCCATCGACGGCACCATCAGCCACGACGGGGAGGGCATCTACGGCGGCCAGGCCGCGGCTGCCGGTGTCGCGGCCGCCATGACGGGCGCCGGCTGCTCAGAAGTGATCACCGCCGCGCTCTCCGTCATCCCCGAGGACTCCTGGACCGCCAGGTCGCTGCGGCGCGCCGTGACCACCGCGCGCCGGGTGCGGCTCGACCGGTCGCTGAGCGTCCTGGAGAGCGAGCGTGCCCTGCGGGCCGCCGTCGTCATCGGCGGCTACCCCTGGACCGATCTCGCCCCCGAGGCCGTCGGCCTCGCCTTCGGCGCCTTCGCCCTGGCCGACGGCGACTTCAGCCGCTCCGTACTGACCGCGGTCAACATGGGCCGCGACGCCGACACGACAGCCGCCATCGCCGGCGCCCTCGCCGGAGCGCTCGGCGGATACGGGGCGGTCCCCGAGCACTGGTCGTCCGTGATCAAGCCGGTACGCGGCAGCTGTCTGCCCGCCATGGCCGGCTATCACGTGCTCGACATCGCGGATCTTCTCGTACCCGACCAGGAAGGACGGGCCGCCTCGTGA
- a CDS encoding ADP-ribosylglycohydrolase family protein, whose amino-acid sequence MKLTLEDRVTGCLVGAAVGDALGGPVEGWSPEQITERHGGRVRGIVGPFYENWRTARPIAPYHKGDGYVTDDTLMTHALVRVYGTVRDHLDAYSVADHLVPDLIGTPRWIPELEAEALPLQRIFLAEKWIVARLHYGHVDPREAGVGNIVNCGAAMYMAPVGVVNAGNPAAAYTEALEVAAPHQSSYGREAAGVFAAAVAAAFRPGATPRSVVDDALALAKDGTRAAIEAVCEVAVKHDDFESALAPLREAVAPFDTVGPEYRQPSLGARRPSRLHSIEELPVALGMLLVGGGDFHDTVLGAVNYGRDCDSIATMGGAIAGVLGGAAGVPAEWSEEVARASKLDLTTPADELAVVTREVFDRDVIRRREHETAFAALADVS is encoded by the coding sequence ATGAAGCTGACCCTGGAGGACCGCGTCACCGGCTGTCTGGTCGGCGCCGCCGTCGGCGACGCGCTCGGCGGCCCGGTCGAGGGCTGGAGTCCCGAACAGATCACCGAACGGCACGGCGGCCGGGTGCGCGGCATCGTCGGCCCCTTCTACGAGAACTGGCGCACCGCCAGGCCCATCGCGCCGTACCACAAGGGCGACGGGTACGTCACCGACGACACCTTGATGACGCACGCGCTCGTCCGGGTCTACGGCACGGTGCGCGACCACCTCGACGCGTACAGCGTCGCCGACCATCTGGTGCCCGACCTGATCGGCACCCCCCGCTGGATCCCGGAGCTGGAGGCCGAGGCGCTGCCGCTCCAGCGGATCTTCCTCGCCGAGAAGTGGATCGTGGCCCGGCTGCACTACGGCCATGTCGACCCGCGCGAGGCGGGCGTCGGCAACATCGTCAACTGCGGTGCGGCGATGTACATGGCGCCCGTCGGCGTCGTCAACGCGGGCAATCCGGCAGCCGCCTACACCGAGGCGCTGGAGGTGGCGGCCCCGCACCAGTCGTCGTACGGACGCGAGGCGGCGGGCGTCTTCGCCGCCGCCGTGGCCGCCGCCTTCCGCCCCGGTGCCACCCCCCGCTCGGTGGTCGACGACGCGCTGGCGCTCGCCAAGGACGGCACCCGCGCCGCGATCGAGGCGGTGTGCGAAGTGGCCGTGAAACACGACGACTTCGAGTCCGCGCTGGCACCGCTGCGGGAGGCCGTCGCGCCGTTCGACACCGTGGGACCCGAGTACCGGCAGCCCTCGCTCGGCGCCCGCAGGCCCTCCCGGCTGCACTCCATCGAGGAACTGCCCGTCGCGCTCGGCATGTTGCTCGTCGGCGGCGGCGACTTCCACGACACCGTGCTCGGCGCGGTCAACTACGGCCGCGACTGCGACTCCATCGCCACCATGGGCGGCGCCATAGCGGGAGTCCTCGGCGGCGCCGCCGGCGTCCCCGCCGAGTGGAGCGAGGAGGTGGCACGGGCCAGCAAGCTCGACCTGACCACCCCCGCCGACGAACTGGCCGTCGTCACCCGCGAGGTGTTCGACCGCGACGTCATCCGCAGGCGGGAGCACGAGACCGCCTTCGCCGCCCTCGCGGACGTGTCATGA